One stretch of Excalfactoria chinensis isolate bCotChi1 chromosome 2, bCotChi1.hap2, whole genome shotgun sequence DNA includes these proteins:
- the NUP153 gene encoding nuclear pore complex protein Nup153, which translates to MASGGGGGAGGGGAGGGKIRTRRYHLGAAKPPYGRSRQQGIISRMTESVKNIVPGWLQKYFNKSEDECVDTNESTNQEENPVNYHHDYGDEDTIMTDGRVTPEPAGINLEEPSTSRSALNFSVVLTRPSLHRSHLNCTVLDSTVPPCQPSTSSSLGIGNPGLSLVKEIKDSTSQHDDDNISTTSGFSSRASDKDIAVSKTNSAPLLWSAEAERSHSLTQHSASSSKKPAFNLSAFGALSPSLGNTSVFKTSQLGDSPFYPGKTTYGGAAAAARQTKVRIAPYQTPVRRQMKAKQANVQSYGVTSSTARRILQSLEKMSSPLADAKRIPSSVTSPLSSPVDRSVLDITGFHSTRKQMESQHPPVQKVVTPKAISLSGSRTQYFKPSLTPSADSSKIHQRVDTKHKEMKEKSLPEEQRVEPPESNLTYPKFSTPASNGLSSGVSGGGKMRRERGVHYVSKSGQEQEVEEPVLPKISLPISTASLAPFNFSFLTSSTVSSSPSTVSTPVMNKVQPTSNAGSPVFRFSSPIVKSTEAEVLPPLSQIGFTFSVPVVKSAERSGSSDTPVTSLLTHDTTTVNSISNKKEEKEEYDGPFKPAKVLKEGSVLDILRNPGFASVKTHSSASAQPITSTVVYTRPAISSFSAGKETSKQASSYWQSDPCDPCLQNKAADSKCVTCQAAKVSTPESTKQTTSSSPSGSTKAASTPPVGMLGFGDKFKAAPGTWDCDTCLVQNKPEATKCVACETPKPGMGVMPTLALPVTTESSVTVTSSSSSTDTTVTLGFGDKFKKPKGSWDCATCFVSNKAEDSKCVACQSEKPGSSVPVTSSSSTSAFAAPSGDLLDLDKFKKPEGSWDCEVCLVQNKAEATKCVACESAKPGTKAEFKGFEASAASTNAALPSFTFGVQSSSSDSQTSSITGGFKFGEQGGFKFGIASETASSNAAPGGFKFPSSSGNFKFGVSSSDSKSEESKKEEKSNNFTFGLPSTSSPAPLTFQFGTPSLGQQEKKEQQPVLGGFSFGSSSTSITTSENKTGVAGFTFGTVAENEVASASFAFKKSDEKKDETPAAKGGFSFGNVESAPASQFVLGRTEEKQDSVSSAPPLLFGKKADNEESKAQPVFSIGQSEHTKEESTAKPMFNFSFVKPPEKETEQAKPAFTFGAQASTSDQGAAKPSFSFLSSTSSSAAVPATSANSSSVFGSVTSSSNPAPVPAPFVFGQASNTVSSTAFGNSAESTASQSFGFSQENKPTTTSSTTGAAVAPFVFGSGASGSSAASSGFTFGATATSSSTGSSSSFVFGSGSSAPAAGPAFGASQLPAFGQSQGSGQPNAPSFGSMSTTLFSAGSQPAPPAFGSVTSSTQPPMFGQQSSQQPGFGSSTSNAGPVFQFGSSTSTFNFTSNPEVFTFGANPPAPAASVQPSASSGFSFSQLPTFTVGTNGKNIFSASGSSVPGRKIKAAVRRRK; encoded by the exons cAGGGAATCATTAGCAGAATGACGGAGTCGGTGAAAAACATTGTACCAGGATGGctacagaagtattttaataaaagtgAAGATGAATGTGTAGATACAAATGAATCTACAAACCAGGAAGAGAATCCAGTAAATTATCATCACGATTATGGAGATGAAGATACCATAATGACTGATGGGAGAGTCACACCTGAACCAGCAGGAATTAACCTGGAAG AACCATCCACGAGTAGATCAGCACTGAACTTTTCAGTTGTGTTAACGAGGCCCTCTCTTCATCGGAGCCATTTGAACTGTACCGTGTTAGATTCCACTGTGCCACCCTGTCAGCCCTCTACATCTTCTTCACTTGGCATTGGCAATCCTGGACTGTCTctagtaaaagaaataaaagattctACCTCTCAGCACGATGATGATAACATCTCAACAACTAGTGGCTTCTCCTCTAGAGCGTCTGATAAAG ATATCGCAGTTTCAAAAACTAATTCAGCACCACTGCTCTGGTCTGCGGAAGCTGAAAGATCTCATTCCCTCACCCAGCATTCTGCGTCTAGTTCAAAGAAACCTGCATTCAATTTATCTGCTTTTGGAGCTCTCTCTCCT TCGCTTGGAAACACTTCTGTCTTTAAGACGAGCCAGCTTGGAGACTCTCCATTTTACCCTGGAAAGACCACTTATGGTGGAGCGGCTGCAGCTGCAAGGCAGACAAAAGTGCGAATTGCTCCTTATCAG ACGCCAGTAAGAAGGCAAATGAAAGCTAAACAAGCAAACGTGCAATCCTATGGTGTGACGAGTTCCACAGCGCGGCGCATCCTGCAGTCACTAGAGAAGATGTCAAGTCCTCTGGCA GACGCTAAAAGAATTCCATCTTCTGTTACCAGTCCACTGTCTTCC ccTGTGGACAGAAGCGTGTTGGATATTACGGGCTTCCATTCCACACGAAAACAG ATGGAATCTCAGCATCCGCCTGTTCAAAAAGTGGTGACACCAAAGGCAATCTCTCTGTCAGGAAGTCGGACCCAGTATTTCAAGCCATCTCTGACTCCATCTGCTGATTCTAGCAAAATTCACCAGAGAGTAGATACAAAGCACAAA gaaatgaaagagaagagtTTGCCTGAAGAGCAGCGTGTAGAACCACCTGAAAG CAATTTGACCTACCCCAAATTCAGTACTCCTGCATCCAATGGTCTGTCTTCAGGAGTAAGTGGTGGTGGCAAgatgagaagggaaagaggagtGCACTATGTATCAAAGTCTGGACAAGAACAG GAAGTAGAGGAACCGGTACTCCCGAAAATATCCCTACCCATCAGTACTGCATCGCTGGCTCCATTCAACTTTAGTTTTCTGACTAGCAGTACTGTCTCATCGTCACCAAGCACTGTTTCaacaccagtgatgaacaag gTACAACCAACAAGTAATGCTGGCAGTCCTGTGTTCAGATTTTCATCTCCAATTGTGAAATCTACTGAGGCAGAAGTGCTACCTCCATTGTCt CAGATTGGGTTTACCTTTAGTGTTCCTGTTGTAAAATCGGCAGAGCGTTCTGGATCCAGCGATACACCAGTGACATCCTTACTTACTCACG ATACCACCACTGTAAACAGCATcagcaataaaaaggaagaaaaagaagaatatgATGGTCCCTTCAAACCTGCGAAGGTCTTAAAGGAAGGCAGTGTGTTAGACATTCTAAGAAACCCTG GCTTTGCATCTGTAAAGACACACTCCTCTGCATCTGCACAGCCTATCACAAGCACAGTGGTCTATACAAGGCCTGCAATAAGTAGTTTTTCTGCAGGTAAAGAGACCTCTAAACAAGCATCATCGTATTGGCAGTCTGATCCGTGTGACCCATGTTTGCAGAACAAAGCTGCAGACAGCAAGTGTGTCACTTGTCAAGCTGCTAAAGTGTCAACACCCGAGAGTACAAAACAGACGACGAGCTCAAGTCCAAGTGGCTCCACTAAGGCAGCATCCACCCCTCCTGTAGGGATGCTGGGCTTTGGAGACAAATTCAAAGCAGCGCCTGGAACGTGGGATTGTGATACTTGTTTGGTCCAGAACAAACCTGAAGCTACAAAATGTGTAGCATGTGAGACGCCAAAGCCTGGAATGGGAGTGATGCCTACTCTGGCGTTGCCAGTGACCACAGAGAGCTCGGTGACTGTGACATCCTCCTCTAGCAGCACTGACACCACAGTCACTCTGGGCTTCGGAGACAAGTTTAAGAAGCCAAAAGGCTCTTGGGACTGTGCAACATGCTTTGTATCAAATAAGGCAGAAGACAGCAAATGTGTAGCCTGTCAGTCCGAGAAACCAG GGAGCTCAGTGCCTgtgaccagcagcagcagcacgtcTGCATTTGCTGCTCCTTCTGGAGATCTTCTGGATTTAGACAAATTCAAGAAGCCTGAAGGAAGCTGGGATTGTGAGGTCTGCTTGGTCCAAAACAAAGCGGAGGCCACGAAGTGCGTAGCCTGTGAAAGTGCAAAGCCAGGCACCAAAGCAGAGTTCAAAG GTTTTGAAGCTTCTGCTGCGTCCACGAATGCTGCATTGCCGTCATTTACATTTGGTGTTCAGTCATCATCCTCTGATTCTCAAACATCGAGTATCACAGGAGGTTTTAAATTTGGAGAACAAGGGGGCTTCAAGTTTGGCATCGCATCTGAAACTGCATCTTCCAACGCTGCGCCTGGGGGATTCAAGTTTCCAAGCAGTTCAGGGAACTTTAAATTTGGAGTTTCGTCCTCGGACTCTAAATCAGAAGAGagtaaaaaagaagagaaaagtaACAACTTTACCTTTGGCCTTCCGTCTACAAGTAGTCCAGCTCCTTTAACATTTCAGTTTGGGACACCAAGCCTgggacagcaggaaaagaaagagcaacaaCCAGTACTGGGGGGTTTCAGTTTTGGTTCAAGTTCTACTTCCATAACTACCAGTGAGAATAAAACCGGAGTCGCTGGCTTCACTTTTGGAACTGTGGCAGAAAATGAAGTCGCATCAGCTTCTTTTGCATTTAAGAAATCAGATGAGAAAAAGGATGAAACTCCTGCAGCAAAGGGAGGCTTCTCTTTTGGTAACGTGGAGTCGGCACCTGCCTCGCAGTTTGTTTTGGGAaggacagaagagaaacaggatTCTGTCAGTTCTGCTCCTCCGTTACTGTTTGGGAAGAAAGCTGACAATGAAGAGTCAAAGGCACAACCTGTCTTTTCCATTGGGCAGTCTGAGCATACcaaagaagaaagcacagcaaaacctATGTTCAACTTCAGCTTTGTTAAACCaccagagaaagaaactgagCAGGCAAAGCCAGCTTTTACATTTGGGGCCCAAGCCAGTACTTCAG ATCAAGGAGCAGCAAAGCCATCCTTCAGCTTCTTGAGCTCCACTTCCTCCAGCGCAGCCGTACCTGCCACTtcagccaacagcagcagcgTGTTCGGCAGCGTCACCTCTTCCTCCAACCCTGCACCAGTTCCCGCTCCCTTTGTGTTTGGGCAAGCCAGCAACactgtgagcagcactgcttttggCAATTCTGCAGAATCTACAGCATCTCAGTCATTCGGCTTCTCTCAAGAAAACAAACCGACAACCACATCTTCCACCACTGGTGCAGCAGTTGCTCCATTTGTCTTCGGTTCAGGAGCCAGCGGTAGCAGTGCAGCAAGTTCTGGCTTTACCTTTGGAGCCACGGCCACATCGAGTTCAACAG GGTCGTCCTCTTCATTTGTCTTTGGGTCTGGGTCTTCAGCGCCTGCTGCTGGCCCGGCATTTGGTGCCAGTCAGCTACCAGCATTTGGCCAGAGCCAGGGCTCCGGCCAGCCAAATGCTCCCAGCTTTGGATCCATGTCGACAACGCTGTTTTCAGCTGGCTCTCAGCCTGCGCCTCCTGCCTTTGGCTCTGTGACAAGCAGTACTCAGCCCCCTATGTTTGGACAGCAATCAAGCCAACAGCCAGGTTTTGGCTCCAGCACCTCCAATGCTG GTCCCGTATTCCAGTTTGGGAGCAGTACTTCTACTTTCAACTTCACGAGTAACCCAGAAGTATTTACTTTTGGTGCAAATCCTCCTGCACCAGCAGCATCGGTACAGCCTTCCGCCTCTTCAGGATTTTCATTCAGCCAGCTTCCAACGTTTACAGTGGG GactaatggaaaaaatattttctctgcctCCGGATCTTCAGTTCCTGGTCGGAAGATAAAGGCTGCAGTTAGACGTAGAAAGTAA